From Caldisericia bacterium:
AAACCCAGATTAAATATAAAATAGGCAACAAATATGGGAATTAAGAGGATGAGGAGGGATAATGGATTTTTGGAAATGAGAGAGATTCCAAGAACATTTATTCCTGATATTACCATTGATAGAACCATACAGACTATACTTCCGGCACTTGAAAGTATCTCTCCATAAGAGGTGGCATCTGGTTTTATATAGATTGAGCCAAATCCAACAGATATAAAGATAAGTTCCAGAGTATTTAGAAGGGAGAGGGAGGTAAATCCCATTGTTTTAATTATCTCTATGCCTCCAATGTGATTTACAAAGAAGTTCAGTAGCCCGCTCAATGGAATTAAAAATATTGAGTAGAGATAAACCTTTGATAGCATGAACTCCTTTAGATTTATTGGAAAGGATTTTAAGAGAACAAAACCTCTCCCTTCCTTACTTATCTGTGTGTAGGGAAAACGGAGGGAGAGGGAGGAGAGTATGAAGGAGATTAAAAGAAAGTTGAACTGAGAGAAGATGGGTTTAAAGTAGGGAAGGAGGGAGAGTTTTGAAAAATTTGCTATGTAAACAATAACCAAAGCTAAAATTAAAATTACCTCTGACCATTCAGATGGAGTTCTAATGAGAAGAAGTATGTCCTTTTTCATTATTTCTCCTTTAACACCTTTAAATAACCTTGAAATGAATAAATCTCTCACACTCCTCCCTCTCCTCATTCCACCACCTTTGTAGAGGTTTCTCTTAAGGAGTTTATCCGTAGTCTTCAATGATAAAAGATAAAAGATCAGAGAGGAGAATAAAAGTTTTGTGGCTTCAATGGAAATCTCCCTTGGTTTCCTTAAAAGAGAGTAGATGAGAAGATTGGAGATCCAGGTTGATGGAAGAATTGAGATTTCCTTCATATTCAATTTAAGAAGATAGTTTAAAAGTATATCTTTAAGGTTTAGTCTGTAGAGAGTTATCGGTTTAATAAACACAAGGGTAAGATAGAGAAGGGAGAAGATGGTTATAAATAAAACTATAAGGAAGTTTCTCACCTTTTCTCTTGGAGTTATCTTAAGTATTATGTGAGAAATTGTTGTAGAGATGGTGGAGACAAGGAGGAAGAAGAGAAAAAGGAAGAATGGAGATATGAAGATGTAGATTGGGTAGTGAAAGTAAGATGCAAGGGAGAGGATTATTGGAAGGAGAAATAGAATTGTTGTCTGTGATGAGGAGATGGTAATCTCAAATATGATTTTTGAGTATATGGAGAATGGTTTTATTGGATATGAGAATAAAAGTTCCATATCCTTAGATGAGTAGAAATACTCAACAGATAGAAAGAGGGAGGAGAAGAGTATCAATACCATAAACATGAGGAAGGTCAGGTTTATAATTCTTGAGAGCAGTATCTCACCAAAGACAGGAATAGACATAACTTTATCAAACAGATACCTTGAGCCATAGAATAGTCCTATAAAAAATAGGATATATATTAAAAAGAGGATTATTCTCTCCCTTGTCTTTAGAAGGAACTCATTCCTCTTTATCTTTGTGTAAAGGAATATCAGAGGGTCCATTCCTTGTAACCTCAAAGTATATATCTTCAAGTTTTTTCTTCATCCTATCCCTTATAAATGAAACACTCTCCTCCATAACAATCCTTCCCTTATTTATTATTCCCACTCTATCTGCCACCTCCTCCACATTGGAGAGTAGATGCGTTGAAAGCAGGAAACACTTTCCCATTTTCGTTTCCCCTCTTATAGCTTCCCTCAGTTTCTTTATGGTTAAAGGATCCAATCCAACAGTGGGTTCATCAAAGAGGTAAATTTTTGGAGAACGCATGAAAATTGAGACAAGTATTAATCTCTGCTTCAATCCATGTGAATAATCCTTTATAAGAGTATCCATATAATCTTCCATCTCAAAGTAAAAGACCCATTTTTCAATGTCTCCTCTACCAAAGACTCTTTTCACAAATATTAGAAACTCCATCCCTGTAAGATAAGGATAGATGTATGGCTGTTCTGGAAGGAAGCCAATCTTTCGCTTATAATCTATATCATTCTCTCCTATTTCCTCTCCATCCACAATGATTTTTCCAGAATCAGAAGGAATTATTCCTGTTATTATCTTTAAGGTTGTGCTTTTTCCAGCACCGTTTGGTCCAAGAAGTCCATACACCTCCCCCTCCTCAATTTCAAAATTTACTCCCCTTAAGACTTCCTTTTTTCCAAAGGATTTTTTGAGGTTCTCTACTTTAAGAAGCACCATAATTAAATTATATCAGGGAATAAATCTGATAAAATTCTTGTATGGAAAAGAGTGAACTTAAAAAGATAGTCCTTGATGAGATTGAGAAAAGAAAAGAGGAGATAATTTCCATTTGTAGAAGCATATACAATGAACCTGAAGAGGGTTTCAAGGAGTTTAGGACAAGAGAGAAGATAAAGAGTTTCTTTGTAAAGGAAAACATACCCTATGAGGAATTTTCCATAACAGGGATAAAAGGGATTTTAAAAGGTGGGGGAGATATAAACATAGGGGTCTTTTCAGAGATGGATGCCCTTTTCAATCCTTCGCATCCAGATAGCAAAAATGGTCTTGTTCACGCATGTGGACATTTTGCACAGATTGGCTATCTTATAGGAGTTGCTCTTGGTATAAATAGAATCAGAAAGTATCTTTCTGGAAACATATTTCTCTTTGGAACTCCTGCTGAAGAATTTATAGATCTTTCCTTTAGAGAAGAATTGAAAAGAGATGGGAAGATAAGATTTTTTGGTGGGAAGCAGGAGATGATAAGAGAGGGAGTTATAGATGATGTTCATATTGGTATAATGGCACATGGTGATTCCTCCTACAGAGGAAGATACTTCATCGTAGGTTATGGAACCAATGGATTTGTATCAAAGATGATAAGATTCAAAGGGAGACCAGCTCATGCAGGCGCAGAACCAGAGAAGGGGATAAATGCACTTCATATGATGACCCTTTCAATAGATGCAGTAAACATGATAAGGGAAAGATTTAGGGATAAAGACCACATAAGGGTTCACTATATAAGCACAAAGGGAGGAGATAGTGTCAATATTATTCCTGACGATGTTCGTATGGAGATGTATGTAAGGGGTGCAAGCACTGATGCAATTCTATCTGTTGATAAACTTGTTGATAGGGCAATTCTTGGTTCTTCATATGCTCTTGGTGGAGATGTGAATATAAAAACCATTCCAGGTTATCTTCCACTCATCCAGAATAAAGAACTCTCAGAAATTTTCAAAAAGAATGCAGAAGAGATTGGGATTAAAGTTGTTGAGAGAGATTTTAGTGGTGCATCCACTGATATGGGAGATATCTCCCATATCATTCCTGTCATACACCCATCCTTCTCTGGATTTTCAGGGAAATTTCATGGAGAGGATT
This genomic window contains:
- a CDS encoding amidohydrolase, translated to MEKSELKKIVLDEIEKRKEEIISICRSIYNEPEEGFKEFRTREKIKSFFVKENIPYEEFSITGIKGILKGGGDINIGVFSEMDALFNPSHPDSKNGLVHACGHFAQIGYLIGVALGINRIRKYLSGNIFLFGTPAEEFIDLSFREELKRDGKIRFFGGKQEMIREGVIDDVHIGIMAHGDSSYRGRYFIVGYGTNGFVSKMIRFKGRPAHAGAEPEKGINALHMMTLSIDAVNMIRERFRDKDHIRVHYISTKGGDSVNIIPDDVRMEMYVRGASTDAILSVDKLVDRAILGSSYALGGDVNIKTIPGYLPLIQNKELSEIFKKNAEEIGIKVVERDFSGASTDMGDISHIIPVIHPSFSGFSGKFHGEDFKMVDEEMACIIPAKVIAMTIIDLLYDKALARKIIENYKPLLTKEDYLSFMNKLERETSSSEIYFKSDG
- a CDS encoding ABC transporter ATP-binding protein → MVLLKVENLKKSFGKKEVLRGVNFEIEEGEVYGLLGPNGAGKSTTLKIITGIIPSDSGKIIVDGEEIGENDIDYKRKIGFLPEQPYIYPYLTGMEFLIFVKRVFGRGDIEKWVFYFEMEDYMDTLIKDYSHGLKQRLILVSIFMRSPKIYLFDEPTVGLDPLTIKKLREAIRGETKMGKCFLLSTHLLSNVEEVADRVGIINKGRIVMEESVSFIRDRMKKKLEDIYFEVTRNGPSDIPLHKDKEE